The Juglans microcarpa x Juglans regia isolate MS1-56 chromosome 2S, Jm3101_v1.0, whole genome shotgun sequence genome has a window encoding:
- the LOC121252387 gene encoding auxin-responsive protein IAA27-like, with translation MSVPLEHDYIGLSEASPSMEGSERSSGGLNLKATELRLGLPGSGSPERENGAVTEDRAGYPLGMLKSLLVVSGAKRGFSDAIDGGSGKWVFSGSGGSEAELGKGGNLFSPRGVNGSGKGGLGGGSDCANQNPGLGVPVLKDGVVPQSPKPLQEKKSQLSAPAAKAQVVGWPPIRSFRKNSMATHPPKNNDDSEGKFGSGCLYVKVSMDGAPYLRKVDLKNYGSYRELSSALEKMFSCFTIGQCGSHGVPSRDGLSESRLMDLLHGSEYVLTYEDKDGDWMLVGDVPWEMFTYSCKRMRIMKSSEAIGLAPRAMEKCKSRN, from the exons ATGTCTGTGCCTTTAGAGCATGATTACATAGGCTTGTCAGAGGCTTCTCCTTCAATGGAAGGCTCTGAGAGGTCCAGTGGGGGCTTGAACCTCAAGGCCACTGAGCTGCGACTTGGCCTGCCCGGGTCCGGCTCACCGGAAAGAGAAAACGGAGCAGTGACCGAGGACCGGGCTGGGTACCCACTTGGGATGCTGAAGAGCTTGCTGGTGGTCTCTGGTGCCAAGAGGGGCTTTTCTGACGCCATTGATGGAGGTTCTGGGAAGTGGGTTTTTTCTGGGAGTGGTGGATCCGAGGCTGAGTTGGGTAAAGGTGGGAACTTGTTCTCTCCCAGAGGTGTTAATGGCTCAGGGAAAGGTGGTCTTGGGGGTGGGTCCGACTGTGCCAATCAGAATCCGGGTTTGGGTGTTCCGGTTCTGAAAGATGGCGTTGTTCCTCAGTCACCTAAGCCGTTGCAGGAGAAGAAGTCCCAGCTCTCTGCTCCTGCAGCAAA GGCACAGGTTGTGGGATGGCCACCAATTCGTTCTTTCCGGAAGAATTCAATGGCTACTCATCCTCCAAAGAATAATGATGACTCAGAGGGCAAGTTCGGATCTGGATGTCTTTATGTCAAGGTCAGCATGGATGGTGCTCCATACCTGAGAAAAGTTGATCTAAAAAACTATGGGAGTTATAGGGAACTCTCTTCTGCACTGGAAAAGATGTTCAGCTGCTTCACAATTG GTCAGTGTGGCTCTCATGGAGTTCCCAGCAGAGATGGATTGAGCGAGAGTCGGTTAATGGATCTCCTCCATGGTTCTGAATATGTACTCACCTATGAAGACAAAGATGGTGATTGGATGTTAGTTGGTGATGTTCCCTGGGA GATGTTCACTTACTCTTGTAAGAGGATGAGAATCATGAAGAGTTCAGAGGCTATTGGGTTAG CCCCAAGGGCAATGGAAAAGTGCAAAAGCCGCAACTAG